In one Nocardioides luteus genomic region, the following are encoded:
- a CDS encoding TetR/AcrR family transcriptional regulator, whose protein sequence is MTDTRRSGAESRERILAVAREHFARQGYDRTTIRAIASEARIDPSMVMRYFGSKEELFTAAAAIDLALPDLTKIPVEEVGRTLVAHFVRTWDSDGTLMALLRRAASDPAAAEQMRSIFAAQVARAVAPVCPDPSQVPHRAALAASQLLGIALGRYVLVLPPIVDMDTDEIVEWVAPTIDRYLTAESARTDQDPGRAGSS, encoded by the coding sequence ATGACCGATACGCGCCGCTCCGGGGCCGAGAGCCGAGAACGCATCCTCGCCGTCGCGCGCGAGCACTTCGCGCGACAGGGTTACGACCGCACCACCATCCGCGCGATCGCATCAGAGGCACGGATCGACCCCTCGATGGTGATGCGCTACTTCGGCAGCAAGGAGGAGCTCTTCACCGCCGCCGCAGCGATCGATCTGGCGCTGCCCGACCTCACCAAGATCCCCGTCGAGGAGGTCGGCCGGACGCTGGTCGCCCATTTCGTACGCACGTGGGACTCCGACGGCACCCTGATGGCGCTCCTGCGCCGCGCCGCCTCGGACCCAGCCGCCGCGGAGCAGATGCGGAGCATCTTCGCCGCACAGGTCGCCCGTGCCGTGGCCCCCGTGTGCCCCGACCCGTCCCAGGTGCCGCACCGCGCCGCGCTCGCCGCCTCGCAGCTCCTGGGCATCGCACTGGGCCGCTACGTACTCGTGCTTCCGCCCATCGTCGACATGGACACCGACGAGATCGTCGAGTGGGTCGCGCCGACGATCGACCGCTACCTCACCGCCGAGTCAGCACGAACTGACCAAGATCCGGGCCGAGCCGGCTCGTCATGA
- a CDS encoding BKACE family enzyme — MTGLLVTVAPTGAETAKEDCPQLPTTLEELVVTAVECEEAGARMIHVHIRDDDHAPTLDLGRLTDTVDALHEKTELIVQLSTGGSVHDPLDKRLKVLDAGPDSCSLTMGTTNFGDDVFSNPWPFITELYQLTQERGVVPEFELFDLGHVAALQRLLGKYGLPAGGKVHVDFVMGVPGGMPGTSAALVAAVAALPAEVTSWSATGIGRSTLPVMLTSLAMGGHLRVGMEDVLTLAKGVPVDANRQLVERAVEAAAVAQREPMSTDEAWSLLGLKR, encoded by the coding sequence GTGACTGGACTGCTTGTGACCGTGGCGCCGACCGGGGCGGAGACCGCGAAGGAAGACTGCCCGCAGCTGCCGACGACGCTGGAGGAGCTGGTGGTGACGGCCGTCGAGTGTGAGGAGGCGGGGGCGCGGATGATCCACGTCCACATCCGCGACGACGACCACGCGCCGACGCTCGATCTCGGACGGCTCACCGATACGGTCGACGCGCTCCACGAGAAGACCGAGCTGATCGTGCAGCTCTCGACCGGCGGCTCGGTCCACGACCCGCTCGACAAGCGCCTGAAGGTGCTCGACGCCGGGCCGGACTCTTGCTCGCTGACGATGGGCACCACCAACTTCGGCGACGACGTCTTCTCCAACCCGTGGCCGTTCATCACCGAGCTCTACCAGCTCACCCAGGAGCGCGGCGTGGTGCCGGAGTTCGAGCTCTTCGACCTCGGACACGTCGCCGCGCTGCAGCGGCTGCTGGGGAAGTACGGGCTGCCGGCCGGCGGCAAGGTCCACGTCGACTTCGTCATGGGTGTGCCCGGCGGTATGCCCGGCACGTCCGCGGCGCTGGTCGCGGCCGTCGCCGCGCTGCCGGCCGAGGTCACCTCGTGGTCGGCGACCGGCATCGGCCGCTCGACCCTCCCGGTCATGCTCACCTCGCTGGCCATGGGCGGCCACCTGCGGGTCGGGATGGAGGACGTCCTCACCCTCGCGAAGGGTGTCCCCGTCGACGCCAACCGCCAGCTCGTCGAGCGGGCCGTCGAGGCCGCCGCCGTCGCTCAGCGTGAGCCGATGAGCACCGACGAGGCCTGGTCCCTTCTCGGCCTCAAGCGCTGA